The Paenibacillus macerans genome includes a window with the following:
- a CDS encoding gamma carbonic anhydrase family protein: MLIRYQGKLPVVDASVFVADGAKLIGDVTVGSMASIWYNAVLRGDLAEIVIGDRTNIQDGVVGHVNTSQPLIVGNDVSVGHSAIIHGCRIGHGTLIGMGAIVLNGADIGEYALIGAGSVVTENKKVPPYTLSLGSPARVVRELTEEDLQRMKRTAESYVAKGKEYRVT; this comes from the coding sequence GTGTTGATTCGTTATCAAGGAAAGCTGCCGGTCGTGGATGCAAGCGTGTTTGTCGCCGATGGTGCCAAACTGATCGGCGATGTAACGGTGGGCAGTATGGCCAGTATTTGGTACAATGCCGTGCTGCGCGGTGATTTGGCGGAAATTGTGATCGGAGATCGGACGAACATCCAGGACGGCGTGGTCGGACATGTCAATACATCCCAGCCGTTGATCGTAGGAAACGACGTATCCGTCGGACATTCCGCGATCATTCACGGTTGCCGTATAGGCCATGGCACATTAATCGGGATGGGGGCGATCGTCCTAAACGGCGCCGACATCGGTGAATATGCTTTAATAGGAGCAGGTTCGGTAGTTACGGAAAACAAAAAAGTTCCCCCCTATACTCTTTCTCTGGGCTCGCCGGCCAGAGTCGTACGCGAACTGACGGAAGAAGACCTGCAGCGCATGAAGCGGACGGCGGAAAGTTATGTGGCCAAAGGAAAGGAATATAGGGTCACTTAA
- the thiD gene encoding bifunctional hydroxymethylpyrimidine kinase/phosphomethylpyrimidine kinase — translation MSGAVRKALTIAGSDSGGGAGIQADLKTFQELGVFGMSAITAVTVQNTLGVRNVYPLPPEAAAEQIGAVGSDLAPDALKTGMLFSAEIIRAVAGQIRAFGWARVVVDPVMIAKGGAALLLPEAVAALKEYLLPLAQVVTPNIPEAEALSGIPITGMAGRREAAKRIHSLGAKHVVIKGGHDESGGGRIVDLLYDGAGFTEFDGRRIMTRHTHGTGCTFSAAVAAELAKGAAAAEAISTARAFIQAAIEDELGLGLGHGPTNHWAYRRRKEQGVRP, via the coding sequence ATGAGCGGCGCGGTCCGGAAGGCGCTGACGATCGCCGGGTCGGACAGCGGCGGCGGGGCCGGCATTCAAGCCGACCTCAAAACGTTCCAGGAGCTGGGCGTGTTTGGCATGTCGGCGATTACCGCCGTCACCGTCCAAAACACGCTGGGCGTGCGGAACGTGTACCCGCTGCCGCCGGAGGCCGCGGCGGAGCAAATCGGGGCGGTCGGCTCGGACTTGGCCCCGGACGCACTGAAAACCGGGATGCTGTTCAGCGCCGAAATTATCCGCGCCGTGGCGGGGCAAATCCGCGCTTTCGGCTGGGCCCGGGTCGTCGTCGACCCGGTTATGATCGCCAAAGGCGGCGCCGCGCTGCTGCTGCCCGAAGCGGTTGCGGCGCTGAAGGAGTATTTGCTGCCGCTGGCGCAGGTGGTGACGCCGAATATCCCCGAGGCCGAGGCGTTATCCGGCATCCCGATCACCGGCATGGCCGGCCGGCGCGAGGCGGCTAAGCGCATCCACAGCCTCGGGGCGAAGCACGTCGTCATCAAAGGCGGGCATGACGAGAGCGGCGGGGGGCGGATCGTCGACCTGCTGTATGACGGCGCCGGTTTTACCGAGTTTGACGGACGGCGGATCATGACGCGGCATACGCACGGTACGGGCTGCACCTTCTCCGCGGCGGTCGCGGCCGAGCTGGCGAAGGGAGCGGCCGCCGCCGAGGCGATATCGACCGCGCGGGCGTTCATTCAGGCGGCGATCGAAGACGAGCTTGGCCTGGGGCTGGGGCACGGCCCGACGAACCATTGGGCGTACCGGCGCAGGAAGGAACAGGGGGTGCGGCCGTGA
- a CDS encoding RNA polymerase sigma factor, producing the protein MTDSQMIREIKEGNTELYSELMRRYQRKILAFVYHMLKSAQLEQLAEDLCSETFYKAFRSLHSFREVDASFSTWLYTIARNTVLSELRKQRSGSVPLEESGYIPLAPIEVAPEQAVLRSEKVGMVREAINKLPEKQRSALILREYDQLDYQEIASILGQSVSAVKSLLFRARSSVKSQLEPYFYEPVYEHYEGMKSR; encoded by the coding sequence ATGACCGATTCCCAGATGATACGCGAGATTAAAGAAGGCAACACGGAACTGTATTCGGAGTTGATGCGAAGGTATCAGCGAAAAATATTGGCTTTCGTTTATCACATGTTGAAAAGCGCTCAATTGGAGCAGCTTGCCGAAGATTTATGCTCGGAGACGTTCTACAAAGCGTTTCGCAGCTTGCATTCGTTTCGGGAGGTGGACGCTTCTTTCTCCACCTGGCTTTACACGATAGCACGGAATACAGTGCTTAGCGAACTGCGCAAACAGCGCAGCGGAAGTGTTCCGCTCGAAGAGAGCGGGTACATTCCTTTGGCGCCAATCGAGGTCGCCCCGGAACAAGCCGTTCTGCGCAGCGAGAAGGTTGGTATGGTGCGTGAAGCGATCAACAAATTACCGGAGAAACAAAGGTCCGCTTTGATATTGCGCGAATACGATCAATTGGACTACCAGGAGATCGCCAGTATTTTGGGCCAGAGCGTCAGCGCCGTAAAATCGCTTTTGTTCCGCGCACGAAGCAGCGTCAAAAGCCAGCTTGAACCCTACTTTTACGAACCGGTCTACGAGCATTACGAAGGGATGAAAAGCAGATGA
- a CDS encoding ubiquinol-cytochrome c reductase iron-sulfur subunit has translation MSNQHDQHESSHKPPIRKEMSRRQFLTYTLGGATAFMVGGVTLPMVRFAVDPILHKKGEGTFVKVVEVSKITNEPQEFSFELQQQDGWYQSTASLTAWIRKDESGKIYALSPICKHLGCTVGWNNDKNFPNEYHCPCHGAHYTIEGKQLAVAPKPLDEYKVMVKDNWVYLGQTVPNTIVK, from the coding sequence ATGAGCAATCAGCACGACCAGCATGAATCATCGCACAAACCGCCCATTCGCAAAGAAATGTCCCGTCGGCAATTTCTTACATACACCCTTGGGGGCGCCACTGCATTTATGGTGGGTGGTGTGACGCTGCCCATGGTTCGGTTTGCCGTAGATCCAATTCTGCACAAAAAAGGCGAAGGCACTTTTGTAAAAGTGGTTGAAGTCAGCAAAATTACAAATGAGCCGCAGGAATTTTCCTTTGAATTGCAGCAGCAGGATGGATGGTATCAAAGTACGGCATCGCTTACGGCGTGGATCCGTAAAGACGAGAGTGGAAAAATTTATGCGCTTTCACCGATCTGTAAACATTTGGGTTGTACGGTTGGCTGGAACAATGACAAAAATTTTCCGAACGAATATCATTGCCCATGCCATGGAGCGCATTACACGATCGAAGGCAAGCAGCTGGCGGTTGCGCCGAAGCCGCTTGACGAGTACAAGGTCATGGTGAAAGACAATTGGGTGTATTTGGGTCAGACGGTCCCGAATACGATCGTGAAATAA
- the qcrB gene encoding menaquinol-cytochrome c reductase cytochrome b subunit, whose amino-acid sequence MFKNVYNWIDERLDITPIWRDVADHEVPEHVNPAHHFSAFVYCFGGLTFFITVIQILSGMFLTMYYVPDIINAYASVEYLQTQVAFGQIVRGMHHWGASLVIVMMFLHTLRVFFTGSYKAPREMNWVVGMLIFFVMIGLGLTGYLLPWDNKAYFATKVTLEIANSVPVLGPVIKELLQGGTIVGAETLTRFFAIHVFFLPAVLLILLVGHFIMIRRQGISGPL is encoded by the coding sequence ATGTTTAAAAACGTATACAACTGGATTGACGAACGTCTGGATATCACGCCGATTTGGCGGGATGTCGCCGATCACGAGGTTCCGGAGCACGTTAACCCGGCGCATCATTTTTCCGCTTTTGTTTATTGCTTCGGCGGCTTGACGTTTTTTATTACGGTCATCCAGATTTTATCGGGGATGTTTCTGACGATGTATTACGTTCCCGATATCATCAACGCTTACGCCAGTGTCGAATATTTGCAGACGCAGGTGGCCTTTGGCCAGATCGTCCGCGGCATGCACCACTGGGGAGCGAGCTTGGTTATCGTTATGATGTTCTTACATACCCTTCGCGTGTTCTTTACCGGTTCCTACAAGGCGCCGCGCGAAATGAACTGGGTTGTGGGCATGCTGATTTTCTTCGTCATGATCGGGCTCGGCTTGACGGGATATTTGCTGCCGTGGGATAACAAAGCATACTTTGCGACAAAGGTTACTTTGGAAATCGCCAACTCCGTTCCGGTGCTCGGCCCGGTCATTAAAGAACTGCTGCAGGGCGGTACGATTGTCGGCGCGGAAACGCTGACCCGTTTCTTCGCGATTCACGTGTTCTTCCTTCCGGCCGTGCTGTTGATCCTTCTGGTGGGGCATTTCATTATGATCCGCCGTCAAGGGATTTCCGGCCCGCTATAA
- a CDS encoding histidine phosphatase family protein: MLVGLIRHGLTDWNAAGKIQGQSDIPLNEEGRKQAKRLARRLQEEKEYRWDFVITSGLSRAQETGSIIAEALGIPLYDPDSRLMERAFGQAEGMTAEERETLWGKNWDDLELGQEKDADIRKRALAFMKDLAERYPDNNVLVVSHGGLLAQLYIALYQNKYSERIGNLSLTILEKNDEDWQMRLYNCTRHLEEAIEER, encoded by the coding sequence ATGCTTGTCGGGTTAATACGCCATGGACTTACCGACTGGAACGCGGCGGGAAAAATCCAGGGTCAAAGCGATATTCCGCTGAATGAAGAGGGGAGAAAGCAAGCGAAACGGCTGGCGCGCAGATTGCAGGAGGAAAAGGAGTACCGCTGGGATTTTGTCATTACAAGCGGTCTGTCGCGGGCTCAGGAGACCGGCTCCATCATTGCCGAAGCGCTGGGCATCCCGCTGTACGATCCCGATTCGCGGCTGATGGAGCGCGCGTTCGGCCAGGCCGAAGGGATGACGGCGGAAGAGCGTGAAACGTTATGGGGCAAAAATTGGGATGACCTGGAGCTGGGACAGGAAAAAGACGCGGATATTCGCAAACGCGCGCTTGCTTTTATGAAGGATTTGGCGGAGCGGTACCCGGACAATAACGTGCTCGTCGTTTCGCACGGCGGATTGCTTGCCCAACTGTATATCGCCTTGTACCAAAATAAATACAGCGAGCGGATCGGCAATTTGTCGTTGACGATTTTGGAGAAAAACGATGAGGATTGGCAAATGAGGTTGTACAATTGCACCCGCCATTTGGAAGAAGCGATCGAAGAAAGGTAA
- a CDS encoding DUF2487 family protein translates to MKFSEVEASGWEELRPYLDTCLVPVTGLTGLERPYEVTEKLERLQSVMDWVEIPFKGRVVTYPSIQYAGDRLSQAINKVCENVKRSGFAYAIVVSADLNWADEELPNADLIITPGRFSNPDPDGGSAAGRVKEKVQHLWTGGSRD, encoded by the coding sequence ATGAAATTCAGTGAAGTGGAGGCTTCCGGGTGGGAGGAGCTGCGCCCGTATTTGGACACCTGCCTCGTCCCGGTCACGGGATTAACCGGTTTGGAACGGCCGTATGAAGTGACGGAAAAATTGGAAAGACTTCAAAGTGTCATGGATTGGGTGGAAATCCCTTTTAAGGGCAGAGTCGTCACATATCCCTCGATTCAATATGCGGGAGATCGTTTATCCCAAGCGATCAACAAGGTTTGCGAAAATGTCAAGCGGAGCGGATTTGCTTATGCGATCGTTGTATCCGCCGACCTGAATTGGGCTGACGAGGAGCTGCCGAATGCCGATCTTATTATCACGCCGGGACGGTTTTCCAATCCCGATCCGGATGGCGGATCTGCGGCCGGACGGGTTAAGGAAAAAGTCCAGCATTTGTGGACAGGCGGGTCAAGGGACTGA
- a CDS encoding DUF6273 domain-containing protein, which produces MVRIRKHVDGKELAIKWRVLHNSESELFVLSEYVWDCKRYHGKSADLKWRDCMEITWHDSDLRKWLNDEFYNTAFHAAEKQFIKTTYCADNGEGCPDMEDKVFLLSAAEIKDLSAIHGEDLRRAVGTDFAKTKKPDGCSLYVYDKTNKDNYIIRDGEEVGCSWWWLW; this is translated from the coding sequence TTGGTACGTATCCGCAAACATGTAGACGGTAAAGAACTGGCGATTAAATGGCGTGTTCTTCACAATTCAGAAAGCGAGCTGTTTGTTTTGAGTGAGTATGTTTGGGACTGCAAGAGGTATCACGGCAAAAGCGCTGATCTGAAGTGGCGCGATTGCATGGAAATTACATGGCATGACAGCGATTTGCGCAAGTGGCTGAATGATGAATTCTATAACACCGCATTCCATGCCGCCGAAAAGCAATTCATAAAGACGACTTATTGCGCGGACAACGGAGAAGGCTGCCCGGATATGGAGGACAAGGTCTTTCTGCTTAGCGCTGCCGAGATAAAGGATTTATCTGCGATCCACGGCGAGGATTTGCGGCGCGCTGTTGGAACCGATTTTGCCAAGACGAAAAAGCCCGATGGATGCAGCTTATATGTATATGATAAAACGAACAAAGATAACTATATCATCAGAGACGGCGAAGAAGTTGGCTGTTCCTGGTGGTGGCTGTGGTGA
- the thiE gene encoding thiamine phosphate synthase, translating to MNGRISAAAMRKSLGVYLVIGSANCRQDPLQVTEQALAGGATMIQFREKGPGALTGGPKLRLAEQLQAACRRAGVPFIVNDDVDLALAIDADGIHVGQDDEAAGRVRARIGERILGVSAHTVEEARLAIHSGADYLGIGPIYPTASKADAREPQGPGFIRRLRECGIEAPLVAIGGITAASAGEAIRAGADGIAVISAVTQAADVRKAVEELHAAAALGRG from the coding sequence GTGAACGGGCGTATTTCAGCAGCGGCTATGCGCAAATCTCTCGGCGTGTACCTGGTGATCGGCAGCGCCAACTGCCGGCAAGATCCGCTGCAGGTGACCGAGCAGGCACTGGCCGGAGGCGCAACGATGATTCAATTCCGGGAAAAGGGGCCCGGCGCGCTGACCGGGGGGCCGAAGCTAAGGCTCGCCGAACAGCTGCAGGCCGCCTGCCGCAGGGCGGGGGTTCCTTTTATCGTTAACGACGATGTCGACTTGGCCCTGGCGATAGATGCGGACGGAATTCACGTCGGCCAGGACGACGAAGCGGCCGGCCGGGTCCGCGCGCGGATCGGGGAGCGGATTCTCGGCGTATCCGCGCATACCGTGGAAGAAGCCCGGCTGGCCATTCACAGCGGCGCGGACTATCTCGGCATCGGGCCGATCTATCCGACCGCGTCCAAAGCCGATGCCCGCGAGCCGCAGGGCCCCGGCTTCATCCGGCGGCTGCGCGAATGCGGCATCGAGGCGCCGCTCGTCGCGATCGGCGGGATCACGGCCGCAAGCGCCGGGGAAGCGATCCGCGCCGGGGCGGACGGAATCGCCGTCATTTCCGCCGTAACGCAGGCCGCCGATGTCCGCAAAGCGGTGGAGGAGCTTCACGCCGCCGCCGCTTTAGGCCGCGGATGA
- a CDS encoding IDEAL domain-containing protein: protein MDQMKVTYEAMLGLAAEMIWDEALRKHRSEQIYSEIDTALANGDEVAFRLLTDELKTLEER from the coding sequence ATGGATCAGATGAAGGTTACTTATGAAGCAATGCTTGGTTTGGCGGCAGAAATGATATGGGACGAAGCGCTCCGGAAGCATCGCTCGGAACAAATCTACAGCGAAATCGATACCGCCTTGGCGAATGGCGATGAGGTTGCCTTCCGGCTCCTGACGGATGAACTGAAGACATTGGAAGAACGTTGA